CGGCGGAAGAGGTGAAGTCCAGCGCGCGCAAGGAAGCGGAACTCTTGATCAAGGAGGCTCAGGAGGCCGCTGACAGGCTAAAGGAGGATGCCAGGGAGCGGCTGCGCAAGACCGCCGAGAACAACGAGGAGCTCATCAGGCAGCGGGACCTGTTTGTGGCCCGCATGAAAGCGGTGGTGCGCTCGTACCTGGATCTCCTGGAGGAACTCAAGGAAGAGGAATCCGAAGCCCCCAAGTAGGCTCCCCCTTGGGCATTATGAGGGACTATGAGGTCACATGGAGCGACATGAACTTCTTAAGAGCGGTTCCAGAGGGTGTAGTCCTGCAGGTGAGGGTTCAGCCCAGGGCATCAAGGGAGGGCATAGAAGGCTGTAGCGAGGATTGCCTGAGGCTCAGGGTGACGGCGCCCCCTGTGGGCGGCCAAGCCAATGAGGCTTGCGTGGAACTGGTGGCACGGGCCCTCGGAGTGAAACGAGGGCTCGTTGACATACGGTCAGGCCACAGGTCCAGGACGAAGGGCGTCTTGATACGGGGGATGACACTCGCCCAGGCCGAAGAGGCACTTAGGCGCCTGGGCCCAATCTGACGGTGTATGGTAAGGGCATACTTGGGATGAATGGAGGAATACGAGTTGGACTACAGCAGGACTCTTAACCTGCCCAAGACGGGTTTCCCCATGAAGGCGAACCTCCCTTCAAGGGAGCCGGAGATCCAGGCCAGGTGGAAGGAAGCGGACCTCTACAGCCGGATCCGCCAGAATCGCCAGGGGCGCCCCAAGTTCATCCTTCACGATGGCCCGCCCTATGCCAACGGTGACATACACATCGGGACTGCCCTTAACAAGGTTCTCAAGGACATGGTAGTGAAGTACGCGACAATGTCCGGGCATGACTCCCCCTATGTGCCCGGCTGGGATACGCACGGGCTTCCCATAGAGCACCAGGCGCTGAAGGCCCTGGGCATCGACCGCCATCACACCTCCCCCCTGGAACTCAGGGCCAGGTGCCGCGAGTTCGCCCTGAAGTACCAGGGGATCCAGAGAGAGCAGTTCCAGAGGCTCGGTGTCATAGGGGACTGGGACAACCCCTACCTTACGCTGGTGCCCCAGTACGAGGCCCGCCAGATACGGGTGTTCGGGAAGATGGCTGCCCAGGGGCACATATACAAAGGCCTGAAGCCTGTTTACTGGTGTGCCTCTTGTGAGACCGCCCTGGCCGAGGCCGAGGTGGAGTACGGTGACCGGGTATCCCCCTCTATCTACGTAAGGTTCCCCGTCAGGGACGGCAAAGGGCTCTTGCCCGAGGACGCCTACGTTGTAATCTGGACCACCACCCCATGGACGCTTCCGGCCAACATGGCCGTTTGCCTTCACCCGGATCTGGAGTACAGCCTAGTTATAACGGGCAAGGGGAAACTGCTGGTAGCCTCCGGGCTCCTGGAGGAGAACCTAGAGGCCATGGGCCTTGAGGGCGAGAAGATAGCCTCCTATTCCGGCCATGACCTGGAAGGGGTCGTGCTTGGCCATCCCTTCTACGATAGGAGTTCCCAGGTTGTCTTGGGGGATCACGTCAGCCTCGAGCAGGGTACCGGCTGTGTCCACACGGCCCCCGGCCATGGCGAGGAGGACTTCAACACGGGGGTGCAGTACGGCCTTGAGATACTCCAGCCCCTGGATGACCGTGGGGTGTTCACTGAGAAGGGCAGTCCCTTCACCGGACTCTTTTGCGAGGATGCCAACGGCGAGATCGTGAAGGTCCTGGAGGAGCGGGGGACTCTCATGGGCCAGGAGGAGATCCGTCACCAGTATCCCCACTGCTGGAGATGCAAGGAACCCGTGCTCTTCCGGGCAACGGAGCAGTGGTTTGCCTCTATCGACAGGTTCAGGCAGGATGCCCTGAAGGCCATAGAGGATGTGAAGTGGATACCCCACTGGGGACGCGAGAGGATCCACAACATGGTGAAGGAGCGGCACGATTGGTGCATTTCCCGCCAGCGGGTCTGGGGGGTTCCCATCCCCGTATTCTACTGTGACGACTGCGGCGAGCCCTTGGCGGACCAGGGTATCATCGAACGGGTGGCGGATGTGTTCGAGAGGGAGGGGTCCGATGCCTGGTTTGCCCGCCCGGCCGGGGACTTCCTGCCTGAGGGCTACCAGTGCCCAGGTTGCGAGGGGGGTTCCTTTAGCAAGGAAACGGACATCATGGACGTCTGGTTTGACAGTGGCACCAGCCATGCCGCCGTGCTGGAGACCCGGCCGGAGCTGGCTTGGCCTGCCGACCTGTACCTTGAGGGGTCGGACCAGCACCGGGGCTGGTTCCAGTCCTCGCTCCTGACGTCCACAGCCACCACGGGCCGGGCCCCCTACAGGGCTGTCCTCACCCATGGGTTCGTGGTGGACGGTGAGGGCAGGAAGATGTCCAAATCCCTGGGGAACACCGTGTCTCCCCAGGAGGTCATCAAGGAGTTCGGCGCCGATATCCTCAGGCTCTGGGTGGCCTCCGCTGACTACCGGGGGGACATCCGCATCTCCCAGCTGATCCTCAGGCAGCTGGTGGAGGTCTACAGGAAGATCCGGAACACCTTCCGGTTCATCCTGGGAAACCTGTACGACTTTGACCCCGCAACGGACGCTGTGGCCCTGGAGGACATGGAG
The sequence above is drawn from the Bacillota bacterium genome and encodes:
- a CDS encoding DivIVA domain-containing protein → MLTPLEIHNKEFSKAFRGYREGEVDEFLDEIIRDYEQVLKENAVLKEQVEAANKELGHYRTLEEVLQKAIIVAQEAAEEVKSSARKEAELLIKEAQEAADRLKEDARERLRKTAENNEELIRQRDLFVARMKAVVRSYLDLLEELKEEESEAPK
- a CDS encoding DUF167 domain-containing protein, with the protein product MRDYEVTWSDMNFLRAVPEGVVLQVRVQPRASREGIEGCSEDCLRLRVTAPPVGGQANEACVELVARALGVKRGLVDIRSGHRSRTKGVLIRGMTLAQAEEALRRLGPI
- the ileS gene encoding isoleucine--tRNA ligase — encoded protein: MDYSRTLNLPKTGFPMKANLPSREPEIQARWKEADLYSRIRQNRQGRPKFILHDGPPYANGDIHIGTALNKVLKDMVVKYATMSGHDSPYVPGWDTHGLPIEHQALKALGIDRHHTSPLELRARCREFALKYQGIQREQFQRLGVIGDWDNPYLTLVPQYEARQIRVFGKMAAQGHIYKGLKPVYWCASCETALAEAEVEYGDRVSPSIYVRFPVRDGKGLLPEDAYVVIWTTTPWTLPANMAVCLHPDLEYSLVITGKGKLLVASGLLEENLEAMGLEGEKIASYSGHDLEGVVLGHPFYDRSSQVVLGDHVSLEQGTGCVHTAPGHGEEDFNTGVQYGLEILQPLDDRGVFTEKGSPFTGLFCEDANGEIVKVLEERGTLMGQEEIRHQYPHCWRCKEPVLFRATEQWFASIDRFRQDALKAIEDVKWIPHWGRERIHNMVKERHDWCISRQRVWGVPIPVFYCDDCGEPLADQGIIERVADVFEREGSDAWFARPAGDFLPEGYQCPGCEGGSFSKETDIMDVWFDSGTSHAAVLETRPELAWPADLYLEGSDQHRGWFQSSLLTSTATTGRAPYRAVLTHGFVVDGEGRKMSKSLGNTVSPQEVIKEFGADILRLWVASADYRGDIRISQLILRQLVEVYRKIRNTFRFILGNLYDFDPATDAVALEDMEELDQWALMRMDEVLERVTRAYEDYEYHMLYHAVHNFCVLDMSSFYLDIAKDRLYCSLAGAPGRRAAQTVMYRVARALVGILAPVLSHTAEEVWGHLPKEAGDPESVHLTGWPVPAGVSPEGLKERWSRLGAVREKVSRSLEEARAKKAIGSSLEARVTLGAGPELREFLQAYLPQLPGLFLVSQVEMVDAPDLQVAVDRAGGEKCSRCWIYGEDVGEDREYPGTCRRCAAVLGRQGAKPEGEGTFA